A window from Vigna angularis cultivar LongXiaoDou No.4 chromosome 7, ASM1680809v1, whole genome shotgun sequence encodes these proteins:
- the LOC108336373 gene encoding endoglucanase 11: protein MKMETQPHKKHHFGTSHMPFLVQHCCLIITLLISTLFSITTAFDYADALSKSLLYFEAQRSGRIPYNQRVTWRDHSGLTDGLEEGVDLVGGYYDAGDHVKFGLPMAFTITMLSWSAIEYRQQIEEAGELQHTLEAIKWGTDYFIKAHTSPNVLWAEVGDGDTDHYCWQRPEDMTTSRRAFKIEENNPGSDLAGETAAAMAAASIVFKKTNAHYSHLLLHHALQLFEFGDKYRGNYDASVGVVKSYYASVSGYMDELLWAATWLYKATDNKMYFEYVLSNAHKFGGTGWSISEFSWDVKYAGLQLMLSKLLREEKEKKHRTILEQYRTKAEYYVCSCLNKNNDSKDNVERTPGGLLYIREWNNMQYVSTAAFLLSTYSDYLENTNQKLNCETGTVDHEEIQSFAKSQVDYILGSNPMNMSYLVGYGPKYPKRVHHRGASILSYKKNKGFIGCTQGYDNWYGSQEPNPNVLVGALVGGPDGKDNFEDRRNNFMQTEACTYNTAPLVGVFAKFLHIENHKTVHDCNSLLLASFK from the exons atgaagatggagacaCAACCACATAAGAAACACCATTTTGGAACTTCCCACATGCCCTTTCTAGTACAGCATTGTTGTCTCATCATCACCCTCTTAATCTCCACCCTCTTCAGCATCACCACTGCTTTTGATTATGCTGATGCCCTTTCAAAGAGTCTTCTCTACTTCGAAGCACAACGCTCTGGTAGAATACCTTACAATCAGCGTGTCACTTGGAGAGACCATTCTGGCCTCACAGATGGTTTGGAAGAAGGG GTGGATTTGGTGGGAGGGTATTATGATGCAGGGGATCATGTGAAATTTGGTTTACCAATGGCATTCACCATCACAATGCTTTCATGGAGTGCCATAGAGTACAGGCAACAGATTGAAGAGGCAGGTGAATTACAACACACATTGGAGGCCATCAAATGGGGCACTGATTATTTCATCAAAGCTCACACAAGCCCAAATGTCCTATGGGCTGAG GTGGGTGATGGTGACACTGACCATTATTGTTGGCAACGGCCAGAGGACATGACGACTTCACGGCGGGCGTTTAAGATCGAGGAGAACAATCCCGGTTCAGATCTGGCCGGAGAGACTGCAGCAGCTATGGCAGCTGCATCCATTGTGTTCAAAAAAACAAACGCACATTACTCTCACTTGCTTCTGCACCATGCCCTGCAG TTGTTCGAGTTTGGGGACAAGTATAGGGGAAATTATGATGCTAGTGTCGGAGTGGTAAAGAGCTACTATGCGTCGGTGAGTGGATACATGGATGAGTTGTTGTGGGCTGCCACGTGGCTGTACAAAGCCACCGACAACAAAATGTATTTTGAGTACGTTCTTTCCAACGCTCACAAATTTGGTGGCACTGGTTGGTCCATTTCAGAATTCAGCTGGGATGTTAAGTACGCTGGTCTTCAACTCATGCTCTCAAAG CTCTTGagggaagaaaaagagaagaagcatAGGACTATACTTGAACAATACAGAACAAAAGCAGAGTACTACGTATGTTCATGTCTGAACAAAAATAACGACAGCAAGGATAACGTGGAACGAACCCCTGGTGGACTGCTCTATATCCGAGAGTGGAACAACATGCAATATGTTTCAACAGCAGCATTTCTGCTTTCAACGTACTCTGATTATCTTGAGAACACAAATCAAAAGCTGAATTGCGAAACGGGTACAGTGGATCATGAAGAAATTCAGAGTTTTGCTAAATCACAGGTTGATTACATTTTGGGGTCCAATCCAATGAACATGAGCTATTTAGTAGGGTATGGCCCTAAGTACCCGAAAAGGGTTCACCACAGAGGGGCATCCATTCTGTCATACAAAAAGAATAAAGGGTTCATAGGGTGTACTCAAGGGTATGATAACTGGTATGGTAGCCAAGAACCTAATCCTAATGTTCTTGTTGGGGCTTTGGTTGGAGGGCCTGATGGGAAAGACAATTTTGAGGATCGAAGGAACAATTTTATGCAGACTGAAGCATGCACATATAATACTGCTCCCTTGGTTGGTGTTTTTGCAAAGTTCTTGCATATAGAAAACCACAAAACAGTTCATGACTGTAATTCACTTTTGCTTGCttctttcaaataa
- the LOC108336352 gene encoding nucleobase-ascorbate transporter 1 — protein sequence MADITHFPMEQLQDLECCLDSNPPWAEAILLAFQNYILMLGTSVMIPSWIVHAMGGSDGDKARVIQTLLFVAGINTLLQTLFGTRLPTVVGGGSSAYIYPIAYIITDSSLQQISDPHERFIQTMRAIQGALIVASSIQIILGYSQVWGLLSRFFSPLGMAPVVGLVGLGLFQRGFPVLGDCVEIGIPMLLLVIGLSQYLKHVRPFRDVPIFERFPVLICVPIVWIYAVILTASGAYRHKPDTTQNSCRTDRANLISTAPWFMFPYPFQWGPPTFSAGHSFAMMSAVIVSMVESTGAYMAASRLAIATPPPAYVLSRGIGWQGIGVLLDGVYGSVTGSTISVENVGLLGLTRVGSRRVVQISSGFMIFFSILGKFGAVFASIPFPIFAALYCILFGLVASIGISFLQFTNLNCMRNLIIIGLTLFLGISVPQFFDQYWTPSRHGLVHTNAGWFNAFLNTLFSSAPTVGLIVAVLLDNTLEVEKSKKDRGMPWWVKFRTFKGDNRNEEFYTLPFNLNRLFPPT from the exons ATGGCAGACATTACCCATTTCCCTATGGAACAGCTTCAGGACCTTGAGTGCTGCTTAGACTCTAATCCTCCCTGGG CTGAAGCTATCCTACTTgcatttcaaaattatatattgatgTTGGGAACTAGTGTGATGATTCCTTCATGGATTGTTCATGCCATGGGAGGAAGTGAT GGTGACAAGGCCCGAGTAATACAGACTCTGCTCTTTGTAGCTGGCATTAACACACTTCTCCAAACGCTTTTTGGAACCAGATTGCCTACAGTAGTTGGAGGAGGTTCATCTGCATATATATATCCAATTGCTTATATCATCACCGACTCATCATTACAACAAATTAGTGACCCTCATGAA AGATTTATACAAACAATGCGAGCAATACAAGGAGCTTTAATTGTAGCATCAAGTATTCAGATAATCCTGGGTTACAGCCAAGTCTGGGGACTCCTTTCAAG ATTTTTCAGTCCCCTTGGTATGGCACCTGTAGTTGGATTGGTTGGATTAGGATTATTTCAACGTGGATTCCCTGTG TTGGGGGACTGTGTAGAAATTGGTATACCGATGCTGTTGTTGGTAATTGGTTTGTCTCAA TATCTAAAGCACGTGAGACCATTCAGAGATGTCCCTATCTTTGAACGTTTTCCAGTGTTGATTTGTGTCCCAATTGTTTGGATCTATGCTGTTATCTTGACTGCCAGTGGAGCTTATCGACACAAACCAGACACAACGCAAAATAGTTGTCGAACAGACCGAGCTAATCTGATATCTACTGCTCCATG GTTCATGTTCCCATATCCTTTCCAATGGGGTCCACCTACATTTTCGGCTGGCCATTCATTTGCCATGATGTCAGCAGTTATTGTCTCAATGGTAGAG TCAACTGGTGCATACATGGCAGCTTCTCGACTAGCAATTGCTACTCCCCCTCCTGCTTATGTATTGAGTCGAGGCATTGGTTGGCAG GGGATTGGTGTCTTACTAGATGGTGTCTATGGATCAGTCACTGGTTCCACTATTTCTGT GGAAAATGTGGGCCTCCTTGGACTAACCCGAGTTGGAAGTCGCAGAGTTGTTCAGATTTCTTCTGGCTTCATGATATTCTTCTCTATTTTAG GAAAATTTGGAGCTGTGTTTGCCTCTATACCCTTCCCAATTTTTGCTGCTCTGTACTGCATTCTCTTTGGCCTTGTGG CTTCAATTGGAATATCATTTCTTCAGTTCACAAACCTGAACTGCATGAGAAATCTTATTATCATTGGGCTCACTCTGTTCCTTGGAATATCTGTTCCTCAATTTTTCGATCAATACTGGACTCCTTCACGACATGGCCTTGTTCATACTAATGCTGGATGG TTCAATGCATTCTTAAATACCTTATTCTCATCAGCACCAACAGTGGGTTTGATAGTGGCAGTGTTGCTTGATAACACTCTAGAGGTAGAAAAATCAAAGAAAGATCGAGGGATGCCATGGTGGGTGAAGTTTAGAACGTTTAAAGGAGACAATAGAAACGAAGAATTCTATACTTTGCCATTCAATCTCAATAGGTTGTTCCCGCCTACATGA